In Archocentrus centrarchus isolate MPI-CPG fArcCen1 chromosome 22, fArcCen1, whole genome shotgun sequence, one DNA window encodes the following:
- the zbtb8os gene encoding protein archease isoform X1, producing the protein MDDRQLDLTEAQKAVKSKYPPINKKYEYLDHTADVQIHSWGDSLEEAFEQCAMGMFGYMTDTETVEPVDTVEVESEGEDMESLLFHFLDDWLYKFSADLFFVPREVKVLHIDRMRFRIRSIGWGEEFSLEKHPQGTEVKAITYSAMQIHDKEKPEIFAIIDI; encoded by the exons ATGGACGACCGTCAGTTAGACCTGACAGAGGCACAGAAAGCTGTCAAATCAAAGTACCCGCCGATCAACAAGAAATATGAAT ACCTGGATCACACAGCAGATGTACA aaTTCACTCCTGGGGAGATTCTTTGGAGGAAGCCTTCGAGCAGTGCGCCATGGGTATGTTTGGCTACATGACAGACACGGAGACGGTGGAACCGGTAGATACAGTTGAAGTGGAATCAGAGG GTGAAGATATGGAGTCTCTTCTCTTCCACTTTCTAGATGACTGGTTATACAAGTTTAGTGCAGATCTTTTCTTTGTTCCCAGG gaagtcaaagTTTTGCATATTGACAGAATGCGTTTTAGGATTCGCTCCATTGG GTGGGGTGAAGAATTTTCTCTGGAAAAGCACCCACAG GGAACTGAGGTGAAAGCCATCACATACTCTGCGATGCAGATCCACGATAAAGAAAAACCAGAAATATTTGCCATCATTGATATCTGA
- the zbtb8os gene encoding protein archease isoform X2, whose product MGMFGYMTDTETVEPVDTVEVESEGEDMESLLFHFLDDWLYKFSADLFFVPREVKVLHIDRMRFRIRSIGWGEEFSLEKHPQGTEVKAITYSAMQIHDKEKPEIFAIIDI is encoded by the exons ATGGGTATGTTTGGCTACATGACAGACACGGAGACGGTGGAACCGGTAGATACAGTTGAAGTGGAATCAGAGG GTGAAGATATGGAGTCTCTTCTCTTCCACTTTCTAGATGACTGGTTATACAAGTTTAGTGCAGATCTTTTCTTTGTTCCCAGG gaagtcaaagTTTTGCATATTGACAGAATGCGTTTTAGGATTCGCTCCATTGG GTGGGGTGAAGAATTTTCTCTGGAAAAGCACCCACAG GGAACTGAGGTGAAAGCCATCACATACTCTGCGATGCAGATCCACGATAAAGAAAAACCAGAAATATTTGCCATCATTGATATCTGA